A genomic segment from Coccinella septempunctata chromosome 3, icCocSept1.1, whole genome shotgun sequence encodes:
- the LOC123309058 gene encoding ATP synthase subunit g, mitochondrial, whose translation MASLVSKVGPLAGRLLEEARPKFDVFMKYAKVELSPPSPADIPQIRSGIARLVQSAKAGAWKQTTVREAWLNTLVTVEVLCWFYVGECIGKRHIVGYQV comes from the exons ATGGCGTCTCTGGTTAGCAAAGTTGGTCCTTTAGCTGGTC GATTACTTGAAGAAGCCCGTCCAAAATTCGATGTATTCATGAAGTATGCTAAAGTTGAACTTTCTCCACCTTCTCCTGCAGATATTCCCCAAATAAGATCAGGAATTGCAAGGCTGGTACAAAGTGCAAAGGCAGGTGCATGGAAGCAAACTACAGTTCGAGAAGCATGGCTTAATACTTTGGTAACAGTAGAAGTCTTATGCTGGTTCTATGTTGGAGAATGCATTGGTAAACGTCACATCGTTGGTTACCAGGTGTAA
- the LOC123309056 gene encoding synembryn: MELKDIRSIIEQDEYYREALQSFITKTEKTFTFPALDENNLRADLWKSLYAIANTTSDEQIQANCCSALRILSREKSCLNQFLREIDWLNLLKRFSGLHDINREFTERSKILALEAQKCLCNLVFNSNKAAQECIENDILYNTNERIRLYSNSSYPEEMRFFDIKLLFIITAVRPEARKILREQKNAVQNLMAYLEYILMGHKILKEEPAQMVCEILKALFNLTVLLQANGEDKEQYIKLMQMLRNYLLLPIESKEQSSALHNHVVHLLTNIPNIFYTELIPPLSSVQDETDITHLEFHGHDVSALAVILELLRVKLAVDCPVCQQLEIISPTATVLYKGACSNRLIRKYLRFEILPPLKDVYSRPEEGTALRNCLCRLLTTPVTHLRDIIAEFLFVLCKKNVKRMVKYTGYGNAAGLLAQRGLLGGREDEEAAEFSSDNEDSETEEYAENKHNINPVLGCYEPSHPDAMAGMTDEQKEYEAMKIINLMDALTREGTIKPCKIDENGKPVPIEHVLELQDSFKKKERFNKTKE; the protein is encoded by the exons ATGGAGCTGAAGGACATCAGATCTATAATCGAACAAGATGAATATTACAGGGAAGCTTTACAGTCTTTTATTACTAAG ACAGAAAAGACATTCACATTTCCTGCTTTAGACGAGAACAACTTGAGAGCTGATTTATGGAAAAGCTTATATGCAATCGCCAACACTACTTCGGATGAGCAAATACAAGCAAACTGTTGTTCAGCACTTCGAATTTTAAG TCGTGAAAAGAGTTGTCTAAATCAATTTCTCAGAGAGATTGATTGgttgaatttattgaaaagaTTTAGTGGTCTGCATGATATCAACAGAGAATTTACTGAACGGTCAAAAATTCTTGCTCTCGAAGCTCAAAAATGTCTCTGTAATCTAGTGTTCAACAGTAACAAAGCTGCTCAAGAATGCATTGAGaatgatatattatataatacaaATGAAAGAATTAGGTTGTACAG CAACTCATCATACCCAGAAGAGATGAGATTTTTTGATATAAAACTATTATTTATAATCACTGCTGTACGTCCTGAAGCAAGAAAAATATTGAGAGAACAAAAAAATGCTGTTCAAAATTTAATGGCATACCTTGAATATATACTTATGGGTCATAAAATACTTAAA GAGGAACCAGCCCAAATGGTATGTGAAATTTTGAAAGCTCTATTCAATTTAACAGTATTATTACAAGCCAATGGGGAAGATAAAGAGCAGTACATAAAATTGATGCAAATGCTGAGAAATTATTTATTGTTACCTATTGAATCAAAGGAACAATCTTCAGCactacataaccatgttgtgcaTTTATTGACCAATATACCCAATATTTTTTATACAGAATTAATACCTCCTTTAAGTTCTGTACAGGATGAAACAGATATAACACATCTGGAATTTCATGGACATGATGTTTCAGCTTTAGCAGTGATTTTGGAATTATTGAGAGTTAAATTAGCAGTTGACTGT CCAGTTTGCCAAcagcttgaaataatttctccgACTGCCACTGTACTATATAAAGGGGCTTGTAGCAATAGGCTTATACGAAAATATTTACGTTTCGAAATATTACCACCTCTCAAGGACGTCTACAGTCGTCCTGAAGAAGGAACTGCTCTGAGAAACTGTTTGTGTCGCTTATTGACAACGCCAGTTACTCATTTGAGGGATATAATTGCCGAATTTCTGTTCGttctatgcaaaaaaaatg TGAAACGTATGGTTAAATATACTGGATATGGAAATGCAGCTGGTCTTCTTGCCCAAAGAGGTTTGCTTGGTGGTCGGGAAGATGAAGAAGCGGCAGAATTCAGCTCAGATAATGAAGATAGCGAAACTGAAGAATATGCAGAAAataaacacaatattaatcctGTTTTAGGTTGTTATGAACCATCACATCCTGATGCAATGGCTGGAATGACCGACGAACag AAAGAGTATGAAGCAATGAAGATAATAAATCTTATGGATGCTTTAACAAGAGAGGGAACCATCAAACCCTGCAAAATAGATGAAAATGGGAAGCCTGTGCCCATCGAACATGTTCTGGAGCTACAAGATAGCTTCAAGAAAAAAGAAAggttcaacaaaacaaaagaatga
- the LOC123309057 gene encoding uncharacterized protein LOC123309057: MSKTRLILQQYKKDVMNLVECAKEINSRNDQEKIFAECFYSLNKNEQFSPSRNSLTTSLLRRILNLYVLLFILAISIYILLNVHQPTSSLVLRNVQGFIYPGLKFLRILSVPIIKKLPLLTGLYDESCLIENPYFYVHEMECWPCYNVYSFIEITGTQNQSTYSSGIPHITKTSHKPVHFDDLKDIYDQNKYYFHKESGSIRSSSNSVTNLEELFSQNVEALSSSDIHVSWRINRMLPARIMRSVFPKPESLSERSGQSVERFIFIDGAKAHPYMLPGMECSYISVRQAIGQRTIVLKPSAECSKKCRTVSLVLNSSVILWYNWWYWRPVSLPIVNATDLAISYISSYC, from the exons ATGTCGAAGACACGATTAATTTTACAGCAATACAAAAAAGATGTAATGAATCTAGTTGAATGTGCCAAAGAAATCAATTCAAGAAATGATCAGGAAAAAATTTTTGCAGAATGTTTTTATTCATTAAACAAGAATGAACAGTTTTCTCCTTCAAGGAACAGTCTGACCACTTCGCTTTTGAGAAGAATATTAAATTTATatgtattattattcattcttgCCATATCTATTTATATATTACTGAATGTTCATCAGCCAACCTCTAGCTTAGTTCTTAGAAATGTGCAAGGATTTATATATCCGGGACTgaaatttttgagaattttatctGTACCTATCATCAAGAAGCTTCCTCTCTTAACAG GTTTATATGATGAAAGTTGCCTTATTGAGAACCCCTATTTTTATGTTCATGAAATGGAATGCTGGCCCTGTTATAATGTTTATTCTTTTATTGAAATAACCGGTACTCAAAATCAAAGCACATATTCTTCTGGAATACCACATATAACAAAA ACTAGTCATAAACCTGTACATTTTGATGACTTGAAAGATATATATGATCAGaacaaatattattttcataaagAATCCGGCAGCATTAGATCATCATCAAACTCGGTTACTAACCTTGAGGAATTGTTTAGTCAAAACGTAGAAGCATTGAGCTCTTCTGATATACATGTATCATGGAGGATCAATCGAATGTTACCTGCTAGGATTATGCGAAGTGTTTTTCCAAAACCTGAATCTCTATCAGAAAGATCTGGACAAAGTGTAGAAAG GTTTATATTCATTGATGGTGCCAAAGCTCATCCTTATATGTTACCTGGTATGGAATGTAGTTATATCTCCGTAAGACAAGCAATAGGTCAAAGGACCATTGTTCTCAAGCCATCTGCGGAGTGTAGTAAAAAGTGCCGAACCGTTTCTCTTGTACTCAACTCTTCTGTTATAT tatgGTATAATTGGTGGTACTGGCGACCAGTTAGTCTCCCAATCGTAAatgccacagatttagctatttCCTACATCAGCTCATACTGCTAA